The genomic region ACAGGTCGTGCCAATATTGCAGCCGCACCTCGCCGGGCAATGGCTCGTGGACGAGATCCCGGATGCGGGCAAGCTCGGCATTGAAGGCGTATAGGGCTGCAAGCGCGCCGCGCTTTTCCTCCGGCGACAGCAGGCAGGCAAGGTAGCGGTCGCGATCGCTGTCACGCAGCATCGCCAGGCAGATCTCCTGGTTCGTCGCCGTCTTCGCTTCACTCATCGTCAGACCGCGATCAGTGCCGCGGCGACGGCGCGCTGCTCGGCAAGCATGATATTGAAGGTGCGTACCGCTGCACCGGTGCTCATCGGATCGGAGGCGATGCCGCGCGCCTTCAGCGCCTGCTTCAATTCCTCCGGCAGACGGCGAAGCTCGGTTCCGGTGCCGACGAGCAGAACCTCGATATCATCAGCTTCTTCAAGCACGCGGCGGAAATTTTCGGGCGACAGCGGTTTCGACATGTCCATATCCCAGCCGTGAATGCCGGAGGGAAGGCAAAGGATCGAGCCGCGATGCGACATATCGGCAAAGCGGAAGCCCCCATTGCCGTAAGTATCGACCGGCGCGCGCCCGGGGAAATGGGCGGCGCGGATTTCTATGCCTTTTGCCATGTTTTCAAACCACCGTGCCGGATTTTACACCAGCATCCGTTTTGTTGCTCTCTTCCCCCTCGGGGCTCTCCGGCCGCAGCCGGAAGACGATCAGCACAGGAGCGGCGATATAGATCGAAGAGAAGGTGCCGAGAGCGACGCCGAAGAGCATCGTAAAGGTGAAGGAGCGGATGACCTCGCCCCCGAAAAGATAGAGCGCGAGCAAGGCGAGCAGCGTCGTCGCCGCGGTCAGGATGGTGCGCGACAGCGTCTGATTGATCGAGGCGTCGATCAGGATCGGCAGCGGCATCTTCCGGTATCGCGTCAGATTCTCGCGCATCCGGTCATAGACCACGACCGTGTCGTTCAGGGAATAACCGACAACGGTCAGCACGGCTGCGACGCTCGTCAGGTTGAATTCCATGCCGGTCAAGACGAAGAGACCGAGCATGATGATGACGTCGTGCAGCGTCGCGACGATGGCGCCGACCGCAAACTGCCATTCGAAGCGGATCCAGATGTAGATCAGGATCGCCGCAAGGGCGGCCAGCACGCCGAGCGTCGCCATCATCGTCAATTCGCCCGAGATGGCGGGACCGACGACCTCGACACGGCGAAAATCATAATCCGCCTCAAGTTCGCCGCGCACCAGCGTCGCCGCCGACTGCTCGGCATTCTCGCCGCCGCCCTGGGAGGCGATGCGGATGCGCGCATTCGACGCTCCGCCGGCGCGCTCGACGCCGACCTCGCCGAGATTGAGATCGTTGAGGCGCGATTGAATATCGGCGAGGTCGGCATTGCCCTGCTTCGCCGTCACTTCGATGAGCGAGCCGCCGGTGAAATCGATGCCGAGACGCAGGCCGGCGGTGGCAAAGGCGGCCATGGCGATCAGCGAGATGATCGCCGACGCGGTAAAGACGTAACGGCGGATCCCCATGAAGCGGATATTGGCGTGTTCGAACAGATGGGTCAGAACGCTCTTCGGCAGATGCCGGGGATGGCGCCTGTTCAGCCAAGCGGCAACGATCGAGCGCGTCAGCGTGAAAGCCGTGAAGACGGTCGTCAGGATGCCGACCGCCAGCGTCACCGCGAAACCGCGGATGGATTCGCTGCCGAGGAAGAAGAGGATGATGGCGGCGATGAAGATCGTGACATTTGCATCGACGATCGTTGCGAAGGCGCGCGCGAAACCGCGGCCGACGGCCTCCGCAAAGGAATGGGCGGTTTTCTCCTCTTCACGGATGCGCTCGTAGATCAGAACGTTCGAATCGACCGCCATGCCGACGATGAGCACGATGCCGGCGATCCCGGGCAAGGTGAGCGTCGCGCCGGCAAGGCTGAGCACCGCGACGATGAGGATCAGATTGAAGACGAGCGAGACGACGGCGATGACGCCGAGAATGCGGTAGAGCGCAATCATCAATGCTGCGACCAGCACGACGGCGACGAGGCCGGCAATAAGGCCGGAGAAGATGGAGTCGGCGCCGAATCTCGGGCTGACGCTGCGTTCCTCGACGCTCGTCAGCGTCGCCGGCAGGGCGCCGGCGCGCAGCATGATCGCAAGGTCGCGAACGCCATCCTCGGAGAAGTTCGCCGAAATCGTACCCTCGCCGCCGGTGATCGCCGCATCGATAACCGGTGACGACATCACCTGGTCGTCGAAGACGATGGCAAGATTCTTGCCGATATTCTGCCCCGTCACCTCGGCCAGCCGCCGCGTGCCTTCGGCATCGAGGCGGTAGGCAATCGAGCTATCCTGCGTCTGTGCATCGACGACAGGCTGGATATCGACCATGTTGCTGCCGGCGACGAAAGCCGTGCGGTCGACGAGATAGGGCACCGGCGGATCATCAAGCGAATAGAGCACCTGCGATGTCGCCGGCCAGCGGCCGTTCAGCGCCTCCTGCCCCGACATGCTTGGGTCGATCAGATGAAAGGAAAGCTTGGCCGGCTGGTTCAGCAGGTTCTTCAGCCGCTCGGCATCGACCGATCCCAGCACCTGCACGACGATCCGGTCGGCGCCATCGGGACGAACGAGGAAATTCTCATAGCCGAATCCAGCGATGCGGCGGCTGACGATATCGAGGGACCGGGTCCGGGCGGCGGCGACGTCGGCGGTGATGCCGGCGTCGGAAATCTGCAGCGATAGCTGCTCCTCGTCACCCTGCTGCAGCGCGACGCCGGGTCCGGAACGGCCGCCGGCCACCGTCAAAGGCTTGAGGAGATCGACTGCTTGCTGCGTCTCAGACGGATCGGTGATGCGGACGGTGACGGTCTGATCGTTGCCGGTCAGCCCGGTATAGCGAATGCCGGCGCCGCGCAGCGCATTGCGCACACTGGCGACCGCCTCTTCCAGGCGGTCCTTGACGATATCGGAGCGCTCGACCTTCAGGACGATATGCGAGCCGCCCTGCAGATCGAGACCGAGTGTCACGCGGTCGTGCCGCAGCCAGCCCGGCAGAGAGGAACGCTGCGCCTCGCTCAGCAGATTGGGCGCAGCGATGACGATGGCCGCAAACGCGGCCAGCCAGATCAGAAGTGTTTTCCAACGGGAAAAATGCAACATTCTCTCGACGATCTTCCGATCCGGCGGCTGAGTTATCGCTTATTACGCTGCGTCGGCCTTGACCGGCTCACCCTTGACGCGCACATCCGAGATACCGCTGCGGACGATGCGCACGCGAACGCCATCGGCGATCTCGACTTCGACTTCCTTGTCGTCGATGACCTTGGTGACCTTGCCGACGAGACCGCCACCGGTGACGACCTGATCGCCGCGGCGGATCGCCTTCAGGGTTTCCTCACGCTTCTTGGCCTGTGCGCGCTGCGGACGGATCAGCAGGAAGTACCAGACGACCATCAGCGGCACGAACAGGATGATCATTTCGAAACCGGAGCCGCCGAAACCGGTTGCGGTATCGGTCGCACTCTGGGCGAATGCCGGGGTGATGAACATGCTAAACTCCTCAGGCTTGGCGGCGGAACTCCGCCTGTTTTTTCAGGTTGCCGGACTATAGTTGCCGCTTCGATGAATGCAACAGAAACAGCCGGAAACAGTACCGATTCCGCTGCCTCATAACCTTTCCGCCGTCAAAACGCCATGCTACCCCGCATCGAAAGATAAAGCCGATTGCCGCAGCAAGAAATCAGGAGCTTGCGATGACCGAGGAAATCAACATTGCCCTGCTGGCCGAACTGAAGCGGCTTGCAAATGCCGTCGAGCGCCTTGCCGGGCCAGCACCTGCCGTCAACGATTGGGATGCCGCCGACTGTTTCGTCTGGGCGCCGTCGCGCCAGCATCTGCAGCCTGTGAACAGGCCGAACCGGGTGGCGCTGAAGCTCATCCGCGGCGTCGATCATGTGCGCGACATCCTGCATGAGAATACGGTGCGGTTCGCCGAGGGTTATGCCGCCAACAATGTGCTGCTGTGGGGCGCGCGCGGCATGGGAAAATCCTCGCTTGTCAAAGCCGTGCACGAGGATGTCAGGCGGGAAAGCGGCGTCGCGCTGAAGCTCGTCGAAGTCCATCGCGAGGATATCGCCAGCCTCCCCACGCTGCTCGACCTCCTGAAGGACACGCCGTACCGCGTCATCGTCTTCTGCGACGATCTCTCCTTCGACCACGACGACACCGCTTACAAGTCGCTGAAGGCGGCACTCGACGGCGGCGTCGAAGGGCGGCCGGACAATGTGCTTTTCTACGCCACCTCGAACCGGCGCCATCTGCTGCCGCGCCACATGATGGAAAACGAGCAGTCGACGGCGATCAATCCATCGGAGGCCGTCGAGGAAAAGGTTTCGCTTTCCGACCGCTTCGGCCTCTGGCTCGGCTTCCACAAATGCAGCCAGGAAGATTATCTCGGCATGATCGACGGCTATGCCGATCATTTCAAGCTCGGGCTCGACCGCGCCAAGATGCATGCCGAGGCGCTGGAATGGGCAACGACGCGTGGAGCCCGCTCCGGCCGTGTCGCCTGGCAGTATATTCAGGACCTGGCCGGACGCATGCGCGTCCATATCGACCGTGGCTAAAATAACAAAAGCCCGGCGGATGGCCGGGCTTTTGCGCTTCCTGGGACGCTGTACCTATTCCAGGAAAGTCATCGGGTTAACAGGAGATGCGTCCTTGCGCACCTCGAAATGGACCTGCGGCTGCTTGACGTCGCCGCTCATGCCGGAGACGGCGACGGTCTGGCCACGCTGGATCTTCTGGCCGCGGGCGACGCTCAGCGTATCGGCATTGCCGTAGACGGTGACCGTGCCGTCGTCGTGACGGACGAGAACCGTGTTGCCGAGTTCCTTCAGGCCGTTGCCGGCATAGATGACGACGCCGTTTTCGGCAGCCTTGATCGGCGTTCCCTGCGGCACGGAGATGTCGATGCCGTCATTGCGGTTGCCGTTGACGTTGGCGCCGTATGAAGCAATGACCTGGCCGCGGACCGGCCAGCGATACTTGCCGATGCCGGTCGACTCAGGTGCGGCGGAGCTGACGTCGGACTTCTTCTCGACATCGTCGACCGTCTGGGTGGCGGCCGGCGCCTTGTAGGGCGCGGGCTCAACGGAGGCCGTCTGCTGGGCGGGCGCCGTCTGAGCCGGCTTCGGATCGACCTTCTGAGGCTGGATCGACGCTGTCTTGATAGTGTCGGCGGTGCCGTTCGGGATCTTCAGCGCCTGACCGATCCGAACCGAGCTGGCCGACAGGTTGTTGGCGGCCTTGAGATCGTCGATATTGGTGCCGGTCGCCTTGGCGATCTTTGCAA from Rhizobium sp. BT03 harbors:
- the yajC gene encoding preprotein translocase subunit YajC; this translates as MFITPAFAQSATDTATGFGGSGFEMIILFVPLMVVWYFLLIRPQRAQAKKREETLKAIRRGDQVVTGGGLVGKVTKVIDDKEVEVEIADGVRVRIVRSGISDVRVKGEPVKADAA
- a CDS encoding Mth938-like domain-containing protein; the encoded protein is MAKGIEIRAAHFPGRAPVDTYGNGGFRFADMSHRGSILCLPSGIHGWDMDMSKPLSPENFRRVLEEADDIEVLLVGTGTELRRLPEELKQALKARGIASDPMSTGAAVRTFNIMLAEQRAVAAALIAV
- the secDF gene encoding protein translocase subunit SecDF translates to MLHFSRWKTLLIWLAAFAAIVIAAPNLLSEAQRSSLPGWLRHDRVTLGLDLQGGSHIVLKVERSDIVKDRLEEAVASVRNALRGAGIRYTGLTGNDQTVTVRITDPSETQQAVDLLKPLTVAGGRSGPGVALQQGDEEQLSLQISDAGITADVAAARTRSLDIVSRRIAGFGYENFLVRPDGADRIVVQVLGSVDAERLKNLLNQPAKLSFHLIDPSMSGQEALNGRWPATSQVLYSLDDPPVPYLVDRTAFVAGSNMVDIQPVVDAQTQDSSIAYRLDAEGTRRLAEVTGQNIGKNLAIVFDDQVMSSPVIDAAITGGEGTISANFSEDGVRDLAIMLRAGALPATLTSVEERSVSPRFGADSIFSGLIAGLVAVVLVAALMIALYRILGVIAVVSLVFNLILIVAVLSLAGATLTLPGIAGIVLIVGMAVDSNVLIYERIREEEKTAHSFAEAVGRGFARAFATIVDANVTIFIAAIILFFLGSESIRGFAVTLAVGILTTVFTAFTLTRSIVAAWLNRRHPRHLPKSVLTHLFEHANIRFMGIRRYVFTASAIISLIAMAAFATAGLRLGIDFTGGSLIEVTAKQGNADLADIQSRLNDLNLGEVGVERAGGASNARIRIASQGGGENAEQSAATLVRGELEADYDFRRVEVVGPAISGELTMMATLGVLAALAAILIYIWIRFEWQFAVGAIVATLHDVIIMLGLFVLTGMEFNLTSVAAVLTVVGYSLNDTVVVYDRMRENLTRYRKMPLPILIDASINQTLSRTILTAATTLLALLALYLFGGEVIRSFTFTMLFGVALGTFSSIYIAAPVLIVFRLRPESPEGEESNKTDAGVKSGTVV
- a CDS encoding ATP-binding protein, which translates into the protein MTEEINIALLAELKRLANAVERLAGPAPAVNDWDAADCFVWAPSRQHLQPVNRPNRVALKLIRGVDHVRDILHENTVRFAEGYAANNVLLWGARGMGKSSLVKAVHEDVRRESGVALKLVEVHREDIASLPTLLDLLKDTPYRVIVFCDDLSFDHDDTAYKSLKAALDGGVEGRPDNVLFYATSNRRHLLPRHMMENEQSTAINPSEAVEEKVSLSDRFGLWLGFHKCSQEDYLGMIDGYADHFKLGLDRAKMHAEALEWATTRGARSGRVAWQYIQDLAGRMRVHIDRG